Proteins encoded by one window of Tunturibacter psychrotolerans:
- a CDS encoding LptA/OstA family protein, whose product MNVSVERLRVWLLAGAGLLVMVIASFLGYAHYRAHRFLTNLPKKLGVNVRRETNGFTYSQSVQGRTIYTIHAAKAVERADGKVTLHDVGIVLYGRKEDRADRIYGKEFEYDQKNEVIRADGEVHIDLQAPAAADANAKMDYAAGKDLHQNPEQKQEHEAKDGRLIHVTTSGLVFSQKQGVAATDNDIEFETGGLTGHAVGADYNSDSGVVVLHSAVRVTGLERDKPVVLTASRAELDRQHERTLLTQAKYVAMGGKGGTGETAQARDVVVHLRPDGTVERVEGEGEVRLTNGLGSSMEAPRGEMTLSAQSQPQSAIMQGGVKYTADEPLRQGKGEAAEVRTAFDKAGHPEHVVMTGAVHFKERVRTDATGEAWGERELNAGQMDVALSADKAGKTLLRDAKATGNAHFKVMNPAVKGGGATSSSLAGDVLTAHFVRVGDADHLAEVHGDGHTSMHRVDAKGVVETSSGDSLVAYFRPVIAGATRGSDGKGQGADEISSATEQGHVVMTELPVKKPGDSAAPVEERVTAERAVYDGELERTTLTGNVQVSDGTSVLWADRVVSEQKTGDATADGSVKASFSQAGSAQEPAHVLAARAELKHDSQVAIFYGVTGKPARLWQGASQVDAPVIEFEQKHKRLLAHGEGLGAPGAVHTVLVSGGSNAKPEAAKAGKQVVGGKTSVVRVVSRELVYSDEARRADFTGGVQVDGADGSMRGERAVVYLQAAKTAVAGGAAGEGFMGGSVERVVASGHIEMQQPGRRASGEQLVYTASDGMFVLTGTAKVLPKVVDDQRGTVTGTSLRFHAGDENVVVSNEGDSGVGQHVRTETRVKNK is encoded by the coding sequence ATGAACGTTTCGGTAGAGCGGCTGCGGGTCTGGTTGCTGGCGGGCGCGGGCCTGTTGGTGATGGTGATCGCTTCTTTTCTGGGGTATGCGCACTACCGAGCGCACCGGTTCTTGACGAATCTGCCAAAAAAGCTGGGAGTGAATGTCCGGCGAGAGACCAATGGCTTTACGTACTCGCAGTCGGTGCAGGGTCGGACGATCTACACGATTCATGCGGCCAAGGCGGTGGAACGCGCGGATGGCAAGGTGACGCTGCATGACGTGGGAATCGTGTTGTATGGGCGGAAGGAAGATCGGGCCGATCGAATCTACGGGAAAGAGTTTGAGTATGACCAGAAGAACGAGGTCATTCGTGCTGATGGGGAGGTGCATATTGATCTGCAGGCCCCTGCAGCGGCTGATGCAAACGCGAAGATGGACTATGCGGCAGGAAAGGATTTGCATCAGAACCCCGAGCAAAAGCAGGAGCATGAGGCTAAGGATGGGCGGCTAATTCATGTGACGACGAGCGGACTGGTGTTTTCGCAAAAGCAGGGTGTGGCGGCGACGGATAATGACATCGAGTTTGAGACAGGTGGACTGACAGGACATGCCGTGGGGGCGGATTACAACTCTGATTCGGGAGTAGTGGTGCTGCACTCGGCGGTGAGGGTGACTGGGCTGGAGCGTGACAAACCGGTGGTGTTGACGGCTTCTCGTGCGGAGTTGGATCGGCAGCATGAGAGAACGTTACTGACTCAGGCGAAGTATGTCGCGATGGGGGGTAAGGGCGGTACGGGAGAGACCGCGCAGGCGAGAGATGTTGTCGTGCATCTGAGGCCGGATGGAACGGTTGAGCGGGTTGAAGGCGAGGGTGAGGTGAGGCTGACTAACGGATTAGGCAGCTCGATGGAGGCTCCGCGGGGGGAGATGACGTTGAGTGCGCAGAGTCAGCCGCAATCGGCGATTATGCAGGGCGGGGTGAAGTACACGGCGGATGAACCGCTGCGACAGGGTAAAGGTGAGGCGGCGGAGGTACGGACTGCGTTCGATAAGGCGGGTCACCCGGAGCATGTGGTGATGACTGGCGCGGTGCACTTTAAAGAGCGGGTTCGGACGGACGCGACGGGAGAGGCATGGGGAGAGCGCGAGTTGAACGCTGGACAGATGGATGTGGCGTTGTCTGCGGATAAAGCGGGGAAGACGCTGCTGCGAGATGCGAAGGCCACGGGAAATGCGCATTTTAAGGTGATGAATCCGGCTGTCAAGGGTGGCGGGGCCACTAGCAGCTCCTTGGCGGGGGATGTTTTGACGGCTCATTTTGTGAGAGTGGGAGATGCAGACCATCTTGCGGAGGTGCACGGAGATGGACATACCTCGATGCACAGAGTGGATGCGAAGGGAGTGGTCGAAACGAGCTCTGGGGATTCCTTAGTGGCGTACTTCCGTCCAGTGATTGCGGGTGCGACGCGTGGATCGGACGGCAAGGGCCAGGGGGCGGATGAAATTTCGAGCGCAACCGAACAAGGTCATGTGGTGATGACGGAGCTGCCGGTGAAGAAGCCGGGGGACTCGGCCGCGCCGGTTGAAGAACGCGTGACGGCGGAGCGGGCGGTTTATGACGGCGAGTTGGAGCGGACAACGTTGACCGGTAATGTGCAGGTGAGCGATGGAACGAGTGTGCTTTGGGCGGATCGTGTGGTGAGCGAGCAGAAGACGGGGGACGCCACTGCGGATGGTTCGGTGAAGGCGAGTTTTAGTCAGGCGGGCAGTGCGCAGGAGCCGGCGCACGTACTGGCGGCAAGGGCAGAGCTGAAGCATGACTCCCAGGTAGCGATATTTTACGGAGTGACTGGCAAGCCTGCGCGATTGTGGCAGGGGGCTTCGCAGGTCGATGCTCCGGTGATTGAGTTTGAACAGAAACATAAGAGACTGCTGGCGCATGGCGAGGGGCTTGGTGCTCCCGGGGCGGTGCATACGGTGTTGGTGAGTGGTGGGTCTAACGCGAAACCAGAGGCGGCCAAGGCTGGCAAACAGGTGGTTGGTGGGAAGACGAGCGTGGTGCGGGTGGTCAGCCGGGAGTTGGTGTATTCGGATGAAGCGCGGAGGGCAGACTTCACGGGCGGGGTGCAGGTGGATGGCGCTGATGGGAGTATGCGGGGGGAGCGGGCTGTAGTTTATCTGCAGGCGGCGAAGACGGCAGTTGCGGGGGGTGCTGCGGGGGAAGGGTTTATGGGCGGCAGTGTGGAGCGAGTTGTGGCGAGTGGGCATATCGAGATGCAACAGCCTGGCAGGCGGGCGAGCGGAGAGCAGTTGGTGTATACGGCCAGTGATGGCATGTTTGTTTTGACTGGGACGGCGAAGGTGCTGCCGAAGGTTGTGGACGACCAGCGAGGGACCGTGACAGGTACATCTTTGCGATTCCATGCCGGGGATGAGAACGTCGTGGTTTCTAATGAAGGAGACAGTGGCGTGGGGCAGCACGTGCGCACGGAGACGCGGGTGAAGAACAAGTAA
- the lptB gene encoding LPS export ABC transporter ATP-binding protein, whose protein sequence is MKTLSTEEIGKSYGGRQVVKGVSLQIEQGEVVGLLGPNGAGKTTSFYMIVGLVRPDAGRVLADGHDISRLPMYLRARNYGISYLPQEPSVFRKLTVQDNILAVLEAQQLSWESRRTRTEKLIEQLNLGHVRKTRGYALSGGERRRVEIARCLAIEPTFILLDEPFSGIDPIAVLDLQEIIFGLKKSGIGVLITDHNVRETLSVTDRAYIIAEGKIFKTGTPGELGRDPEVRRIYLGENFSMG, encoded by the coding sequence ATGAAGACGTTATCGACGGAGGAGATAGGCAAGTCGTACGGTGGCCGCCAGGTGGTGAAGGGGGTGAGCCTCCAGATCGAGCAGGGCGAGGTGGTGGGGCTGCTGGGCCCGAACGGTGCGGGGAAGACGACGAGCTTTTACATGATCGTTGGGCTGGTACGTCCGGACGCAGGACGGGTGCTGGCGGATGGTCATGACATTAGCCGATTGCCGATGTATCTGCGGGCGAGGAACTATGGCATCAGCTATCTGCCGCAAGAGCCTTCGGTATTTCGCAAGCTGACGGTGCAGGACAATATTCTGGCGGTGCTGGAGGCGCAGCAGTTGAGCTGGGAGAGTCGCCGGACACGCACCGAGAAGCTGATTGAACAGCTAAACCTGGGGCATGTGCGAAAGACACGGGGGTATGCGTTGAGCGGGGGTGAGCGCAGGCGCGTGGAGATTGCGCGATGCTTGGCGATCGAGCCGACTTTTATTTTGCTGGACGAGCCCTTTTCGGGAATCGACCCAATTGCGGTGCTGGATCTGCAGGAGATTATCTTCGGATTGAAGAAGAGCGGGATCGGAGTGCTGATTACCGACCACAATGTGCGAGAGACGCTGTCGGTGACAGATCGCGCTTATATCATTGCGGAAGGGAAGATTTTTAAGACTGGAACGCCTGGGGAACTGGGGCGGGATCCTGAGGTACGACGGATCTATCTGGGCGAAAATTTCTCGATGGGTTGA
- the rpoN gene encoding RNA polymerase factor sigma-54 — protein MLLQPKLNLKVSQRQVLTPGLVQMVSVLALNKLELREMINTEMVENPVLEELEETVVSLDERAGIEGDRERSAEEVAAESERVEKDPFDEIDFGSYFQDYLDPGFRTASNFEEYDKPSFENFLSQPSTLSDHLAWQLGSLTLTPEVRAAAELVVGNLNENGYLTASDEELVEALMQMREPERSEPIPFERGTRSKPPHVWDIPEVGGVEDGAVQDGSVDLAAASDETVGAFLAAVREARKVVNFLDPVGVGSRDLRECLLIQICAQQGEAALVLRRQQAHTAAAAAAKNGAASEEDYGAVEAVAAVDNPGREDVFSIATHIVTNCLPLLQKKDMRELTRSCGRTADDVNAAVEFIRTLDPRPGQRYNQSETRLIEPDVAFVKRDDVYVVLMNEEDMPTLRLNQGYRKMLQQKQTEKEVKEYVKERYKSAIQLLRNIEQRKNTIVRTCEVIVRRQQEFLEHGVNALKPMMIKEVAEEIGVHPSTVSRAVANKYVHTSQGVFELRFFFSEGVNGPEGGDLPLVLLKRKVKKLIEEEDERKPLTDDQLAAELQRQGIQVTRRTVAKYREDMQIPSTHQRRVR, from the coding sequence GTGCTGCTGCAACCGAAGCTGAACTTGAAAGTCTCGCAACGACAGGTGTTGACGCCTGGACTGGTGCAGATGGTCAGCGTGTTGGCGTTGAACAAGCTTGAGCTCAGGGAGATGATCAACACCGAGATGGTGGAGAATCCGGTGCTGGAGGAGCTAGAGGAGACGGTGGTTTCGCTCGACGAGAGAGCGGGGATTGAAGGGGACCGGGAGCGATCGGCCGAAGAGGTTGCGGCGGAGAGCGAGAGGGTAGAAAAGGACCCGTTCGATGAGATCGATTTTGGCAGCTACTTTCAGGATTATCTCGATCCGGGTTTTCGTACAGCCTCCAATTTTGAAGAGTACGACAAGCCATCGTTCGAGAACTTTCTTTCGCAACCGAGTACTTTGAGCGATCATCTGGCGTGGCAACTGGGTTCGTTGACGCTGACTCCAGAGGTCCGGGCGGCTGCAGAGCTCGTCGTAGGGAATCTGAACGAGAATGGGTATCTGACGGCGAGCGACGAGGAGCTGGTCGAGGCTCTCATGCAGATGCGGGAGCCGGAACGGTCGGAGCCCATTCCATTTGAGCGGGGAACCAGGAGCAAGCCGCCGCATGTGTGGGATATTCCGGAGGTCGGCGGTGTGGAAGACGGCGCTGTGCAGGATGGGTCGGTCGATTTAGCGGCTGCGTCGGACGAGACGGTTGGGGCGTTTTTAGCCGCTGTCCGCGAGGCGCGGAAAGTGGTGAATTTTCTTGATCCGGTGGGAGTGGGGTCGAGGGATTTGCGCGAGTGTTTGCTGATTCAGATATGCGCCCAGCAGGGTGAAGCGGCGTTGGTGCTTCGACGTCAGCAGGCTCACACGGCGGCTGCGGCGGCGGCAAAAAATGGTGCGGCCAGCGAAGAAGATTATGGTGCGGTAGAGGCGGTTGCAGCTGTCGACAATCCCGGTCGCGAAGACGTGTTTAGCATCGCGACGCACATCGTGACGAACTGCCTGCCGTTGTTGCAAAAGAAAGATATGCGCGAGCTGACACGGAGCTGCGGACGCACGGCGGATGACGTGAATGCTGCGGTTGAGTTTATCCGGACGCTCGATCCGAGGCCGGGGCAGCGCTATAACCAAAGCGAAACGCGGCTCATCGAGCCAGATGTTGCTTTTGTGAAGCGCGATGATGTCTATGTCGTATTGATGAATGAAGAGGATATGCCTACGCTTCGGTTGAATCAGGGCTATCGCAAGATGCTGCAGCAGAAGCAGACGGAGAAGGAAGTCAAGGAGTATGTGAAGGAGCGGTACAAGTCGGCGATCCAGCTGCTGCGAAATATTGAGCAGAGGAAGAATACGATCGTGCGGACTTGCGAAGTGATCGTCAGGCGGCAGCAGGAGTTTCTAGAGCATGGGGTGAATGCGCTGAAGCCGATGATGATCAAGGAGGTTGCCGAGGAGATAGGAGTGCATCCTTCGACGGTCAGCCGCGCGGTGGCGAACAAGTATGTTCATACTTCGCAGGGAGTGTTTGAGCTGCGCTTTTTCTTCTCCGAAGGAGTGAACGGGCCGGAGGGCGGCGATCTGCCGCTGGTCCTGCTGAAGCGCAAGGTGAAGAAGCTGATTGAAGAAGAGGACGAGCGCAAGCCTTTGACCGACGACCAGCTGGCGGCTGAGCTGCAGCGGCAAGGGATTCAGGTGACCCGCAGAACGGTTGCGAAGTACCGAGAAGATATGCAGATTCCAAGCACGCACCAACGTCGTGTACGCTGA